One genomic window of Geovibrio ferrireducens includes the following:
- a CDS encoding PilZ domain-containing protein, protein MLKDCTFEKSEFISVFSGYYENINGSAPDHEVLFGVGQFFDNCFTGIPGSRPAEDFSNAVRDAGVNGGSVVVPLSRAISWALCRICEDIKNGPVKPDMHIRLLEALEVLCRPLKKFETADSSEVRELFRFIKNNDTTAKLLNSYKGLRVFHAAEITEIRDDDSIIMQVHPEQIKALEMEGYTCITHKLLPQQITADVKSIDAEKCIVELVNLVVLKKPFDRRKIYRLKPEQAIPAALFSEGSRTDVEIVDVSLRGVSLSLKENISVSESEVRLSFTLPLDEGKDMILRGKLKYIFCEEICKMGLETFPDHSQEALIKRYLIERMKKIEKELT, encoded by the coding sequence ATGCTGAAAGACTGCACATTTGAAAAAAGCGAATTTATTTCGGTGTTCAGCGGATATTATGAAAACATAAACGGCTCTGCGCCTGACCATGAAGTTCTTTTCGGTGTCGGGCAGTTTTTTGACAACTGCTTCACAGGCATTCCCGGCAGCAGACCTGCGGAGGATTTCAGCAATGCTGTAAGAGATGCCGGGGTTAACGGCGGCTCCGTGGTGGTTCCCCTTTCCAGAGCCATATCCTGGGCACTGTGCAGAATATGCGAGGATATAAAAAACGGTCCCGTGAAACCGGATATGCATATACGCCTTCTGGAAGCCCTTGAGGTTTTGTGCAGACCGCTTAAAAAGTTTGAAACCGCTGACAGCTCGGAAGTGCGCGAACTGTTCCGCTTTATCAAAAATAACGATACAACAGCGAAGCTTCTCAACTCATATAAAGGGTTGCGTGTGTTCCATGCGGCTGAGATTACGGAGATCCGCGATGATGACAGTATCATAATGCAGGTTCATCCGGAGCAGATCAAGGCACTTGAGATGGAAGGCTACACATGCATAACGCACAAGCTTCTGCCGCAGCAGATAACTGCGGATGTGAAGAGCATTGATGCGGAAAAGTGTATTGTTGAACTGGTGAACCTTGTTGTTCTGAAAAAACCCTTTGACAGGCGCAAGATTTACCGCCTTAAGCCGGAGCAGGCAATTCCCGCTGCGCTTTTTTCCGAAGGCAGCCGGACGGATGTGGAGATTGTGGATGTCTCCCTGCGTGGTGTCTCACTGAGCCTGAAAGAGAATATTTCCGTTTCGGAATCAGAGGTGAGGCTGAGCTTCACCCTTCCGCTTGATGAGGGGAAGGACATGATCCTGCGCGGCAAGCTGAAATATATCTTCTGTGAGGAGATATGCAAGATGGGGCTTGAGACTTTTCCGGATCATTCGCAGGAGGCTCTCATTAAGAGATACCTCATTGAGAGAATGAAAAAAATAGAGAAAGAACTGACCTGA